One window of the Labilibaculum sp. genome contains the following:
- a CDS encoding IS1182 family transposase, producing the protein MKLVPQKSHFKAYHQNQMILFPPSLSDFISSEHPVRTISSIIDGVQIDRILEKYSYTGAKAYHPKMMLKLLVYSYLCNVYSSRKIEQAASENVHFMWLSGMQKPDHNTIARFRSSRLKGVLKEVFSQVVLLLVDSGHIDLQTIYVDGTKIEANANKFSFVWGKAIQKNIQRMKDRLGELWDYTEQVAKSDLANVSKPDLSDVDPEKIEQTIETINEALRDKKVDAKKRRQLNYAKKNYADNLRKNEQKLKILEERNSYSKTDPDATFMRMKDDYMQNGQLKPGYNLQFSTQNQFIVNYSNHNNPTDTKTFIPHMKEVQQLYPDKLNSVCADSGYGSEENYEFLEAEGLTSFVKYNYFHKEQKKGAKTYCEFHPNNLFYDSKQDIYYCPMGQVMNLKKIKKEKSQAGHFKTIHVYQAQNCNGCPLRGMCHKAKGNRTIQINHRLNELRSKAREHLTSEEGLKHRSQRPVDVEAAFGNLKHNKGFKRFLLRGKEKVEIEMGLLALAINLKKMNSRKVA; encoded by the coding sequence ATGAAATTAGTCCCTCAAAAATCTCATTTCAAAGCCTATCATCAAAACCAGATGATTCTTTTTCCGCCTTCTCTCTCGGATTTCATATCATCTGAACACCCTGTTCGTACCATCAGCAGTATTATTGATGGTGTCCAGATAGATCGTATCCTTGAAAAATACAGTTATACGGGAGCAAAGGCCTATCATCCCAAAATGATGCTTAAGTTATTAGTTTATTCCTATTTGTGTAATGTATATTCCTCTCGAAAAATAGAGCAGGCGGCATCAGAAAATGTACATTTCATGTGGTTGTCAGGGATGCAAAAGCCAGATCACAATACGATTGCCCGCTTTAGAAGCAGTCGATTAAAAGGTGTTTTAAAGGAAGTGTTCAGTCAAGTAGTCCTGTTACTGGTAGATTCCGGACATATTGATCTACAAACCATATATGTCGATGGCACCAAGATCGAGGCCAATGCAAATAAGTTTTCGTTTGTTTGGGGTAAAGCCATTCAAAAGAATATCCAACGCATGAAGGATCGGTTGGGGGAACTTTGGGATTATACAGAGCAGGTAGCCAAATCGGATTTAGCAAATGTAAGTAAGCCCGATTTAAGTGATGTTGATCCAGAAAAAATAGAGCAGACCATTGAGACAATTAATGAGGCCTTGAGGGATAAGAAAGTGGATGCTAAGAAACGCCGGCAACTCAACTATGCCAAGAAGAATTATGCTGATAATCTCCGAAAAAACGAGCAAAAGCTAAAGATATTGGAAGAGCGAAATAGTTATTCAAAAACGGATCCGGATGCAACCTTTATGCGAATGAAGGATGACTATATGCAAAATGGTCAGCTAAAACCAGGATATAACCTGCAGTTTAGCACACAAAATCAATTCATTGTAAATTATTCAAACCATAATAATCCAACCGATACAAAAACCTTTATACCTCATATGAAAGAGGTTCAACAGTTGTATCCAGACAAACTAAACAGCGTATGTGCAGATTCCGGTTATGGGTCTGAGGAGAATTATGAATTTCTTGAAGCGGAAGGATTAACCTCTTTTGTGAAATACAATTACTTTCATAAAGAACAAAAGAAGGGAGCCAAAACTTATTGCGAGTTTCACCCCAACAATTTATTCTACGACTCTAAACAGGATATTTACTACTGCCCAATGGGACAAGTAATGAATCTTAAGAAGATAAAAAAGGAAAAAAGCCAAGCCGGTCATTTTAAGACAATCCATGTTTATCAAGCTCAAAACTGTAACGGATGCCCACTTAGGGGGATGTGTCACAAAGCAAAAGGTAATCGAACGATTCAGATCAATCACCGACTCAACGAATTAAGAAGTAAAGCACGAGAACATTTAACCTCAGAAGAAGGATTGAAGCACAGGAGTCAAAGACCGGTTGATGTAGAGGCCGCTTTTGGTAACCTTAAACACAATAAAGGATTTAAACGATTTTTACTTCGTGGCAAAGAAAAAGTAGAAATCGAAATGGGATTATTGGCTCTAGCCATAAATCTTAAGAAAATGAATAGTAGAAAAGTGGCCTAA
- a CDS encoding GNAT family N-acetyltransferase: protein MIKIQRTNADSKDFIALVRALDADLVIRDGEDHAFYSQFNKLDQIENVVLAYDDGKPVGCAAIKEYEPLIVEVKRMFVLPECRGKGIASEVLQELESWVSELGFEKCILETGVKQPEAIGLYQKNGYHFIPNYGQYAGVKESVCFEKAL from the coding sequence ATGATTAAAATTCAAAGAACAAACGCCGATAGTAAAGATTTCATTGCACTTGTTAGAGCTCTTGATGCCGATTTAGTAATTCGTGATGGAGAAGATCATGCTTTCTATTCTCAATTCAATAAATTAGATCAAATTGAGAATGTGGTATTGGCTTATGATGATGGCAAACCTGTTGGCTGCGCAGCCATAAAGGAATACGAACCATTAATCGTGGAAGTGAAGCGAATGTTTGTTTTACCAGAGTGCAGAGGGAAGGGGATTGCATCGGAAGTTTTACAGGAATTAGAAAGCTGGGTCAGTGAGTTGGGATTTGAAAAATGCATATTGGAAACCGGAGTGAAACAACCCGAGGCAATCGGACTCTACCAAAAGAATGGTTACCATTTTATCCCTAATTACGGACAATATGCAGGTGTGAAGGAAAGCGTTTGTTTTGAGAAAGCATTGTAA
- a CDS encoding DUF2007 domain-containing protein, with amino-acid sequence MTANKDDLNLIVIYSGNPIDSEIIKDILTENGIAVNIKNGLMGTIAPWHVSAGGVAPVELEISVRDKEKALRLINEFTKGNGIKS; translated from the coding sequence ATGACTGCAAATAAAGATGATTTGAATTTAATTGTAATTTATTCGGGAAACCCGATAGATTCAGAAATAATAAAGGATATCCTCACCGAGAATGGAATTGCTGTAAATATAAAAAACGGGCTAATGGGAACTATTGCTCCTTGGCATGTTTCTGCAGGTGGTGTCGCTCCTGTTGAACTTGAGATTTCCGTAAGAGATAAAGAGAAGGCTCTTCGTTTAATTAACGAGTTTACCAAAGGAAACGGGATAAAATCATGA
- a CDS encoding OsmC family protein, whose product MKATTIWTNQMTSTVTNNRGHEVILDLPQAKDGLNLGATALELCLMSYSGCVNTIFNVVAKKMRIEFTALEVDTTGFQKDSAPTFTDVEVELRIDSEASDEKIDKCLQQTLKMCPVGVLFHQAGVNTTYQIHKMQKA is encoded by the coding sequence ATGAAAGCTACAACAATTTGGACTAATCAAATGACATCTACAGTAACAAATAATAGAGGTCATGAAGTAATTCTTGATTTACCACAAGCAAAAGATGGACTAAACCTTGGTGCAACTGCATTAGAATTGTGCTTAATGAGTTATTCTGGCTGTGTAAATACAATTTTTAATGTTGTTGCAAAAAAAATGAGAATTGAATTTACTGCTCTTGAAGTAGATACCACGGGATTTCAAAAAGATAGCGCTCCAACCTTTACTGACGTTGAGGTTGAATTAAGAATTGACTCTGAGGCAAGTGATGAAAAAATCGACAAGTGCTTACAACAAACTTTAAAAATGTGTCCGGTAGGTGTTTTATTTCACCAAGCAGGTGTGAACACAACATACCAGATTCATAAAATGCAAAAAGCATAA
- a CDS encoding BlaI/MecI/CopY family transcriptional regulator — protein MDVKSLTKAEEQIMQIIWKLREAIVKDVVEQFDGSKPAYTTVATVLSVLEKKGFVSHRKIGNTKLFTPAISKAEYTKFQFSSLLGNYFGGSFPKMASFFAKENDLDISDLENIMKQAEEEMKKDQQKEN, from the coding sequence ATGGATGTAAAATCATTGACAAAAGCCGAAGAACAAATCATGCAAATTATCTGGAAATTGCGAGAAGCTATTGTTAAAGATGTAGTGGAACAATTTGACGGATCGAAACCAGCCTACACTACAGTAGCAACTGTTCTTAGTGTTTTGGAGAAGAAAGGATTTGTATCTCACCGAAAAATTGGAAACACTAAACTGTTCACACCTGCAATAAGTAAAGCAGAATACACCAAATTTCAATTTAGTTCATTACTTGGAAATTATTTTGGTGGATCGTTCCCAAAAATGGCCAGTTTTTTTGCCAAAGAAAACGATTTGGACATTTCTGACTTGGAAAATATCATGAAACAGGCCGAAGAAGAGATGAAAAAAGATCAACAAAAAGAGAACTAA
- a CDS encoding FKBP-type peptidyl-prolyl cis-trans isomerase — translation MKRTSIILAFLAVVVCLSSCKKVPRSGKVNFKSSTDSLSYALGYIEANNFKKSFERIPFQMDSTDYKNIAIAIAKTQLTKSYSDFRIKQFDSISEDAFYKGFLNELAYGKSYFSEMSADIYLRKIFNEKKAMQDSMRKELQKNNLAKGQKFLEENKKRKEIITTESGLQYEILKEGNGKIPTLEDRVKCVYHGTLIDGSVFDSSKERGDTTTFYVNRVVKGWTEALQLMPEGSEWKLYIPADLGYGERGSGEKIGPNETLIFDINLIEVIEKKDKKK, via the coding sequence ATGAAACGTACTAGTATTATTCTTGCCTTTTTAGCTGTTGTTGTATGTCTTAGCTCTTGTAAAAAAGTTCCGAGATCGGGTAAAGTTAACTTCAAATCGAGCACTGACAGTCTTAGTTATGCTTTAGGATATATTGAAGCCAATAATTTCAAAAAATCATTCGAACGAATTCCATTCCAAATGGATTCGACAGATTATAAAAACATCGCCATAGCTATTGCAAAAACCCAATTAACAAAAAGCTATTCTGACTTTAGAATCAAACAATTCGACTCAATCAGCGAAGATGCTTTCTACAAAGGATTTTTAAACGAATTGGCCTATGGGAAATCGTATTTCTCAGAAATGAGTGCGGATATTTATTTACGAAAAATCTTCAATGAAAAAAAGGCAATGCAAGATTCCATGCGTAAAGAGTTGCAAAAAAACAACCTTGCAAAAGGACAAAAATTTTTGGAGGAAAATAAAAAACGTAAAGAAATAATTACAACCGAGAGTGGACTTCAATACGAAATTTTAAAAGAAGGTAATGGTAAAATACCTACTCTTGAGGATCGTGTAAAATGTGTTTATCATGGTACTTTAATTGATGGTTCAGTTTTCGATAGTTCGAAAGAACGTGGTGACACCACAACTTTTTACGTGAACCGGGTAGTTAAAGGCTGGACTGAAGCACTTCAGTTAATGCCCGAAGGATCCGAATGGAAACTGTATATCCCTGCAGATTTAGGATATGGAGAAAGAGGAAGCGGAGAAAAAATAGGTCCGAACGAAACGCTAATTTTCGATATCAACCTCATCGAAGTAATCGAGAAAAAAGATAAGAAGAAATAA
- a CDS encoding ATP-binding cassette domain-containing protein, producing the protein MNESVLNALMQLFAIIVDEQQVGFELAARDVVSKYLEKRFSKEWHEIYLDNFNRYLKESYYAKGNKDTIQNKHKQVADVCSKLVEEAEQEQKVWIMLQLLEFIDDSEFTGPEELGFVKTVSKAFKIPKEEFEYSLQFILGTEYSIPFNPYLLIIDANEAFEHEVVKHIFSPRLRGRLFILHLESTNTFLMKYFGEYNLFLNGHNIKLDRAYILSYGSVIRSHRIDPIYYSQIVSVFIERKNLSDIRFVAKNIEFRFPGSSNGVFPVNFHVESGQLIGIMGGSGTGKSTLLNVLNGNLSLNQGDIYINGYNLHKDKEELEGVIGYVPQDDLLVEELTVYQNLFFNAKLCFDNLDEETIENIINNTIENFDLVEARDLKVGDPINKVLSGGQRKRLNIALELMREPSVLFVDEPTSGLSSMDSEKVMLLLKRQVLKGKLVMCNIHQPSSDIFKLLDKLIIMDQGGKVIYFGNPIDAVVYFKTQSQYVKADESECLTCGNVNSEQILRIVETRMMNEYGKQIRKRKRSSDEWYELYKENIEAKNPVKIPKRKRMIPINYFSIPKRTEQLKIYLARDVKAKISNKQYILITLLEAPILAVILGYFTKYISGSDDDATAYVFSNNENIPSFIFMTVVVSLFLGLIISAEEILHDRRIMKRESFLNLSRFSYLNSKVIVMLVISAIQTLLFVLIANTVLEIKGLTLEYWLVLYTASACANMIGLNLSAALNTVVAVYVSIPFILVPQLLFSGVIVNFTKLHPAITSQKYVPFVGDLMTSRWAYEALVVEQFRNNSFENQFFDYEQKMSEASFRSSFYIPELKQRYQSWLQTKNLKQLQVLQNEFRKLADLYTLPNGVELNEKGFVNSSVDLLEWLKKIKQNGWADYKTESDERDQAYLNLLEQYGGKKGLFEFKQKHHNEAVEQIVLNRRELNKIVEFKGELIQLKDPIFQIPQNKLGRAQLFSSQKRIGNYLVNTFWFNVIIIWLTSLFFYFTLYFDALRRLLLLIEILWVKILPEGHIRITRKRLK; encoded by the coding sequence ATGAATGAGTCAGTACTAAATGCCTTAATGCAACTTTTTGCTATTATTGTAGATGAACAACAGGTCGGTTTTGAGCTTGCTGCGCGAGATGTTGTTTCGAAGTATTTAGAGAAGAGGTTTAGTAAGGAATGGCATGAAATATATTTAGACAACTTCAATCGTTATCTAAAAGAATCATATTACGCGAAAGGAAACAAGGATACAATACAAAACAAACACAAGCAAGTGGCAGATGTTTGTTCAAAATTAGTTGAGGAGGCAGAGCAGGAACAGAAAGTTTGGATCATGTTGCAGCTCCTTGAATTTATCGATGATTCTGAATTTACAGGTCCAGAGGAACTTGGATTTGTAAAGACGGTTTCTAAAGCATTTAAGATTCCTAAAGAAGAATTTGAATACAGTCTGCAGTTTATTTTAGGAACCGAATATTCTATTCCGTTTAATCCGTATTTATTAATTATTGATGCTAATGAAGCCTTTGAACATGAGGTTGTAAAGCATATTTTTAGTCCCAGACTACGTGGTCGGTTATTTATTCTGCATCTTGAAAGTACAAATACTTTTTTGATGAAATATTTTGGTGAGTACAACCTTTTTCTGAACGGCCACAATATTAAATTGGATCGTGCCTACATCCTCTCGTATGGATCTGTGATTAGAAGTCATAGAATTGACCCAATTTATTATTCTCAAATAGTATCTGTATTTATTGAGCGGAAAAATCTTTCGGATATACGTTTCGTAGCTAAAAATATTGAATTTAGGTTTCCTGGTTCTAGTAATGGTGTATTCCCAGTTAATTTTCATGTCGAATCAGGACAGCTGATTGGAATAATGGGGGGTAGCGGAACAGGAAAATCTACCTTGTTAAATGTATTGAATGGGAATTTGTCTTTAAATCAGGGCGATATATATATTAATGGATATAATCTTCATAAGGATAAAGAGGAACTAGAGGGTGTTATTGGATACGTTCCTCAGGATGATTTGTTGGTTGAGGAATTAACAGTTTATCAGAATTTGTTTTTTAATGCCAAGTTGTGTTTCGATAATTTGGATGAAGAAACAATTGAGAACATTATAAATAATACCATTGAAAATTTTGATTTGGTTGAAGCCAGAGATCTAAAGGTTGGAGATCCGATCAATAAGGTTTTGAGCGGCGGACAAAGAAAGCGATTGAATATTGCATTGGAATTAATGCGGGAACCTTCTGTTTTATTTGTAGATGAGCCCACTTCCGGATTATCGAGTATGGATTCGGAAAAGGTGATGCTGTTGCTAAAAAGACAGGTTTTAAAAGGGAAATTGGTGATGTGTAACATTCATCAGCCATCATCAGATATTTTTAAGCTGCTGGATAAGTTAATTATTATGGATCAAGGTGGGAAAGTGATCTATTTTGGAAATCCAATTGATGCAGTTGTCTATTTTAAAACCCAAAGTCAGTATGTTAAGGCAGATGAAAGCGAGTGCTTGACTTGTGGTAATGTAAATTCGGAGCAGATTCTAAGAATTGTGGAAACACGAATGATGAATGAGTACGGCAAGCAAATTCGCAAAAGAAAGAGAAGCTCCGATGAATGGTATGAATTGTACAAAGAGAATATTGAAGCGAAGAATCCGGTTAAGATACCGAAGCGAAAACGAATGATTCCAATCAATTATTTTAGTATTCCCAAACGAACGGAACAGTTAAAGATTTATTTGGCACGTGATGTAAAGGCCAAAATAAGTAATAAACAATACATTCTTATTACTCTTCTTGAGGCTCCAATTTTAGCTGTGATATTGGGATATTTTACCAAATATATTAGTGGTTCGGATGATGATGCTACGGCTTATGTTTTCTCAAATAATGAGAATATCCCTTCCTTTATTTTTATGACTGTTGTGGTATCTCTCTTTTTGGGATTGATTATTTCGGCAGAGGAAATTCTTCATGACAGAAGGATTATGAAACGGGAATCCTTTCTGAATTTAAGCCGGTTTAGCTATCTCAATTCTAAGGTGATTGTGATGCTTGTAATTTCGGCAATTCAAACCTTGTTGTTTGTTTTAATTGCTAATACTGTTCTCGAAATTAAAGGATTGACTTTAGAATATTGGCTGGTTTTGTATACGGCATCAGCCTGCGCAAATATGATTGGTTTAAATCTGTCGGCAGCATTGAATACTGTTGTAGCGGTTTATGTTTCCATTCCTTTTATTCTCGTACCGCAACTATTGTTTTCGGGTGTAATTGTGAACTTTACCAAATTGCATCCAGCTATAACCTCGCAAAAATATGTGCCGTTTGTTGGCGATTTAATGACTTCACGTTGGGCTTATGAAGCTTTGGTCGTAGAACAATTCAGAAACAACAGTTTTGAAAATCAGTTTTTCGATTATGAGCAAAAAATGAGTGAGGCTTCGTTTCGGTCATCATTCTATATTCCTGAATTAAAGCAACGTTACCAAAGTTGGTTGCAAACAAAGAATTTAAAACAGTTACAAGTATTGCAGAATGAATTTCGAAAATTGGCTGATTTATATACTTTGCCAAATGGAGTGGAACTTAACGAAAAAGGATTTGTGAACTCTTCGGTTGATTTATTGGAATGGCTAAAGAAAATTAAGCAAAACGGTTGGGCTGATTATAAAACAGAGTCAGATGAAAGAGACCAGGCTTACCTAAACTTATTGGAACAGTACGGAGGAAAAAAAGGATTATTTGAATTTAAACAAAAACACCATAACGAAGCTGTTGAACAGATTGTTTTAAACCGGAGAGAGTTAAATAAAATTGTTGAATTTAAAGGAGAATTGATTCAATTAAAAGATCCGATATTTCAAATTCCACAAAACAAATTAGGAAGAGCTCAGCTATTTTCATCTCAGAAACGAATTGGCAATTATCTTGTGAATACTTTTTGGTTTAATGTGATTATCATCTGGTTAACCAGCTTGTTTTTTTACTTTACACTTTATTTCGATGCTTTAAGAAGACTATTGCTTCTGATAGAAATATTATGGGTGAAAATACTTCCCGAAGGTCACATACGAATCACCAGAAAACGTCTGAAGTAA
- a CDS encoding peroxiredoxin-like family protein produces MKNIFTAALLLICFISFGQNEQSNILVGQKAPMFKAMDQNGKTIVSDEILENEQLIVVFYRGQWCPLCNKHLSHLQDHIRDFKKAGARLIAITPEIPVSIEKTIDKTKVEFSILHDIDYKIMKQYGVNFVLPKKLQEKYMEYGIDLTVSNGNDDQTLPVPATYVIGKDGIVKYVQYDPDYKNRSNAEEILKHL; encoded by the coding sequence ATGAAAAATATATTCACTGCAGCTTTATTACTAATCTGTTTTATAAGTTTTGGTCAGAACGAACAAAGCAACATTTTAGTGGGACAAAAAGCTCCAATGTTCAAGGCAATGGATCAAAATGGCAAAACAATAGTAAGCGATGAAATTTTAGAAAATGAACAATTAATCGTGGTATTTTACCGCGGACAATGGTGTCCTTTGTGCAATAAGCACCTGTCTCATCTGCAAGATCATATCAGAGATTTTAAAAAAGCAGGTGCCCGATTGATTGCTATTACTCCAGAAATTCCTGTAAGTATTGAAAAAACAATTGACAAGACTAAAGTTGAATTCTCCATTCTGCACGATATCGATTACAAAATCATGAAGCAATATGGCGTTAATTTTGTTTTGCCTAAAAAATTACAAGAAAAGTACATGGAATATGGTATTGACTTAACTGTTTCCAACGGCAATGACGATCAGACGCTTCCTGTTCCTGCAACTTATGTGATTGGAAAAGACGGCATCGTAAAATATGTACAATATGATCCTGATTACAAAAACCGATCGAATGCTGAAGAAATTTTAAAACATTTGTGA